One stretch of Streptomyces sp. 135 DNA includes these proteins:
- a CDS encoding cytochrome P450: protein MGGRTVFLDRKSLWPQLQRWEEQAADRDGPFRLRFGTLFVADADAARDVLVDSAGDYLSQSGFFRLGQESLSQAVRGEASRELLRVLARHDLASSFDLDSALGEVSDSRGRLRHQRWGVELVRRYFAPVIAHRRHTEINALVDAYVTSSVVADDIVGHVLRRSHRTVPAVRAGLTEQIGRLPARESGAQDLVDLVLGLPGELSPADRAQLLQRLVLSTVGFTGVTLEWVVMLGIRHGYDTPAVRQEQVHRLVKEALRLYPTAWRLIRVAAADHDIVGARVREGEHVLIGTHAIHRSAAVWDRPLDFRPSRWEQPTDNQRYSYLPFGKGDGMCPANGFAVKALEHLGHLILHGYRGRVRLRTRKPHVRTLLAPPAGWTRLTPATGWRVGRRLRRPGLLRLSSTGVLSCLNATPSSTACTILVWPPGSAGR from the coding sequence ATGGGCGGACGAACCGTGTTCCTGGACAGAAAGAGTCTGTGGCCGCAACTGCAGCGGTGGGAGGAGCAGGCTGCGGACCGTGACGGTCCGTTCAGGCTCCGCTTCGGCACCCTCTTCGTGGCCGATGCCGACGCGGCCCGGGACGTCCTGGTCGACTCGGCCGGCGACTACCTGTCCCAGTCCGGGTTCTTCCGCCTGGGACAGGAATCCCTGTCCCAGGCGGTCCGGGGTGAAGCCTCCCGCGAGCTGCTCAGGGTCCTGGCCCGGCACGACCTCGCGTCATCGTTCGACCTCGACTCCGCCCTCGGTGAGGTGAGTGACAGCCGCGGCCGTCTGCGACACCAGCGCTGGGGCGTCGAACTGGTCCGGCGGTACTTTGCTCCCGTCATCGCGCACCGGCGTCATACCGAAATCAACGCGCTCGTCGACGCCTACGTGACGTCGAGCGTCGTCGCCGACGACATCGTCGGCCATGTGCTGAGGCGCTCACACCGTACGGTGCCCGCCGTCCGGGCCGGGCTCACCGAACAGATCGGCCGACTGCCGGCGCGGGAAAGCGGCGCGCAGGACCTGGTCGACCTCGTGCTGGGCCTGCCCGGAGAACTGTCCCCGGCCGATCGCGCGCAGTTGCTGCAACGCCTCGTCCTGTCCACGGTCGGCTTCACCGGCGTGACCCTCGAATGGGTGGTGATGCTCGGCATCAGGCACGGCTACGACACCCCGGCGGTGCGGCAGGAGCAGGTCCATCGGCTGGTCAAGGAGGCGCTGCGCCTGTATCCGACCGCCTGGCGCCTGATCAGAGTGGCCGCCGCCGACCACGACATAGTCGGCGCCCGGGTCCGCGAGGGCGAGCACGTCCTGATCGGCACGCACGCGATCCACCGGTCAGCGGCCGTATGGGACAGACCCCTGGACTTCCGTCCCTCGCGCTGGGAGCAGCCGACCGACAACCAGCGGTACTCCTACCTCCCCTTCGGCAAAGGCGACGGCATGTGCCCCGCGAACGGCTTCGCTGTCAAGGCCCTCGAACACCTCGGCCACCTCATCCTCCACGGTTACCGGGGCCGCGTGCGGCTGCGCACCCGCAAGCCCCACGTCCGCACACTCCTGGCCCCACCTGCCGGCTGGACCCGCCTCACCCCCGCCACGGGGTGGCGTGTGGGTCGCCGTCTACGTCGGCCGGGCCTCCTGCGACTTTCCTCTACAGGAGTTCTGTCATGTCTGAACGCAACACCGTCATCCACAGCCTGCACGATCTTGGTCTGGCCGCCTGGTTCGGCGGGTCGTTGA
- a CDS encoding FGGY-family carbohydrate kinase: MSVLTIDVGTSVIKSVVFDDQGQEIALSRIGTEVLRPHPGWAEQDMDAVWNGVVFTVRSALSQLGPGHDPVWLVAFTAQGDGCWLVDADGRPTGPAVLWSDGRAGDLLTRWAADGVLEEAYRRNGSLTCSGMPNAVISWLAAHDPGRLERSRTALTAAGWLFLKLTGVTAIDESDASAPFLDHATGAYDPAILDLFGFQEHARLLPRVLGEHERIAEITHHTAGELGLPAGLPVVMAPYDIAATARGAGVVNPGQACAVLGTTLCTEIVTRQVDTSGEPCGINIAYRGRKRILRAFPTLSGTEVLDWACRLLAVDGPAALGELAFSSPPAPGGPAFLPYLSPAGERAPFLAPHARGSFWGLSLDHTPAHLARAVFEGLSLVVRDCLRASSTDVHELRLCGGGSASDQWCRLIADATGVPTARSTDTELGAKGAFLTGLVLSGAESSMHNAAAKYVRMRSGWEPDPGRAAYYDGLYESFLTWRGAARSLGWSPATTSVRKAPHA; the protein is encoded by the coding sequence ATGTCGGTTCTCACCATCGACGTCGGTACGTCCGTCATCAAATCGGTCGTGTTCGACGACCAGGGGCAGGAAATAGCACTTTCCCGCATCGGGACCGAAGTGCTGCGCCCCCACCCCGGCTGGGCGGAGCAGGACATGGACGCCGTGTGGAACGGCGTGGTCTTCACCGTGCGTAGCGCCCTGTCCCAGCTCGGTCCCGGCCACGACCCGGTGTGGCTGGTCGCCTTCACGGCCCAGGGCGATGGCTGCTGGCTCGTCGACGCCGACGGCCGTCCCACCGGGCCCGCCGTCCTCTGGTCCGACGGCCGCGCGGGCGACCTGCTCACCCGCTGGGCCGCCGACGGCGTCCTGGAGGAGGCCTACCGCCGCAACGGCTCGCTCACGTGCAGCGGCATGCCCAACGCGGTGATCAGTTGGCTCGCCGCCCACGACCCGGGTCGCCTGGAGCGTTCCCGTACGGCCCTGACGGCGGCCGGCTGGCTCTTCCTCAAGCTCACCGGCGTCACCGCGATCGACGAGTCCGATGCGTCGGCGCCCTTCCTCGACCACGCCACCGGCGCGTACGACCCGGCCATTCTCGACCTGTTCGGCTTCCAGGAGCACGCCCGGCTGCTGCCCCGGGTCCTCGGCGAGCACGAGCGCATCGCCGAGATCACCCACCACACCGCGGGCGAGCTCGGCCTCCCGGCCGGTCTGCCCGTCGTCATGGCCCCGTACGACATTGCCGCCACCGCCCGCGGCGCGGGCGTGGTCAACCCCGGCCAGGCGTGCGCCGTCCTCGGCACCACCCTCTGCACGGAGATCGTCACCCGCCAGGTGGACACCTCCGGCGAACCGTGCGGCATCAACATCGCCTACCGGGGCCGGAAACGCATCCTGCGCGCCTTCCCCACCCTCTCCGGAACCGAGGTCCTCGACTGGGCCTGCCGCCTCCTCGCTGTCGACGGGCCCGCTGCCCTCGGGGAGCTGGCGTTCAGCAGCCCGCCCGCGCCCGGCGGCCCGGCCTTCCTGCCATACCTCTCGCCCGCCGGGGAGCGCGCGCCCTTCCTCGCCCCGCACGCGCGTGGCAGCTTTTGGGGCCTGTCCCTCGACCACACGCCCGCGCACCTGGCCCGGGCCGTCTTCGAGGGCCTGTCGCTCGTCGTCCGCGACTGCCTGCGGGCATCCAGCACCGACGTCCACGAACTGCGCCTGTGCGGCGGCGGCTCCGCCAGCGACCAGTGGTGCCGGCTCATCGCCGACGCCACCGGCGTCCCCACCGCCCGCAGCACCGACACCGAACTCGGTGCCAAGGGCGCGTTCCTGACCGGACTCGTCCTCAGCGGAGCCGAGAGCAGCATGCACAATGCCGCCGCCAAGTACGTCCGGATGCGCTCCGGCTGGGAGCCCGACCCCGGGCGCGCCGCGTACTACGACGGGCTCTACGAGTCGTTCCTGACCTGGCGTGGCGCCGCCCGCTCCCTGGGCTGGTCGCCCGCCACCACCTCCGTACGGAAAGCACCCCATGCCTGA
- a CDS encoding DeoR/GlpR family DNA-binding transcription regulator has product MTRMDAQEERRRRLRDLVTEKGFVRTSDLADEFDVSVMTIHRDLDALQAQGWLRKVRGGASCLPSTQFHGSVSERMTTMAQTKHRLARAAAELLAPGQIVMLDDSTTCLSLAQQMADHTPLTVITNSLPAVTALSREPGVSLIALGGTYFPAYDAFMGPHTAHSVESFRADVLFMSTTAVTGDRCYHMSPETVQIKRAMMASAARRVLLIDHTKFANQGLYALAPLTDFDLVLVDDAAPAAQVRRLRDIGVDMRTVDTSR; this is encoded by the coding sequence ATGACCCGTATGGACGCCCAGGAAGAACGGCGGCGCCGCCTGCGCGACCTGGTGACCGAGAAGGGGTTCGTGCGGACCAGCGACCTGGCCGACGAGTTCGACGTCAGTGTGATGACGATCCACCGCGACCTGGACGCGTTGCAGGCACAGGGCTGGCTGCGCAAGGTACGGGGCGGGGCGAGCTGTCTGCCGTCCACCCAGTTCCACGGCAGCGTGAGCGAGCGCATGACCACGATGGCGCAGACCAAGCACCGGCTGGCCAGGGCCGCCGCGGAGCTGCTCGCGCCCGGGCAGATCGTGATGCTCGACGACTCGACCACCTGTCTGAGCCTGGCCCAGCAGATGGCCGACCACACACCGCTCACGGTGATCACCAACTCCCTGCCGGCCGTCACCGCGCTCTCCAGGGAGCCGGGTGTCTCCCTGATCGCGCTCGGCGGCACGTACTTCCCGGCGTACGACGCCTTCATGGGGCCGCACACGGCGCACAGCGTGGAGTCGTTCCGGGCGGATGTGCTGTTCATGTCGACGACGGCGGTGACCGGGGACCGCTGCTACCACATGTCGCCCGAGACGGTGCAGATCAAGCGGGCGATGATGGCGTCCGCCGCGCGCCGGGTCCTGCTCATCGACCACACCAAGTTCGCCAACCAGGGGCTGTACGCGCTCGCGCCGCTGACCGACTTCGACCTGGTGCTGGTCGACGACGCGGCCCCGGCGGCCCAGGTGCGGCGGCTGCGGGACATCGGCGTCGACATGAGGACCGTCGACACCTCACGCTGA
- a CDS encoding histidine phosphatase family protein, giving the protein MTDFILVRHGETEWHAENRYAGRTDVPLTELGHKQATNLGAWAAGQRLDAVLCSPLSRARLTAEPAATALGLTPRVDERLYEVDFGRGDGLTRAEMAEEFPDALAAFLADPVAHHLPGGEDPEEAAGRAIACLEEVAEELPDGRVLVVAHSTLVRLVLCRLLGIPLARYRQAFPALENGALTELRLLPGRQASLLRLNAPAALTTTH; this is encoded by the coding sequence GTGACCGACTTCATCCTCGTGCGCCACGGCGAGACCGAATGGCACGCGGAGAACCGCTACGCCGGCCGCACCGACGTACCGCTCACCGAGCTCGGCCACAAACAGGCCACAAACCTCGGTGCCTGGGCCGCCGGGCAGCGGCTCGACGCCGTGCTCTGCTCCCCCCTGTCCCGCGCCCGCCTCACCGCCGAACCGGCGGCGACCGCCCTCGGGCTCACCCCGCGTGTCGACGAGCGGCTGTACGAGGTCGACTTCGGGCGCGGCGACGGGCTGACGCGCGCCGAGATGGCCGAGGAGTTCCCCGACGCGCTCGCCGCCTTCCTCGCCGACCCCGTCGCTCACCATCTGCCCGGCGGCGAGGACCCCGAGGAGGCGGCCGGCCGGGCGATCGCCTGCCTGGAGGAGGTGGCGGAGGAGCTCCCCGACGGGCGCGTCCTAGTCGTCGCCCACTCCACCCTCGTACGCCTCGTCCTGTGCCGGCTCCTCGGCATCCCCCTCGCCCGCTACCGCCAGGCCTTCCCGGCCCTGGAGAACGGCGCCCTGACAGAACTGCGGCTGCTGCCCGGCAGGCAGGCGTCCCTGCTGCGGCTCAACGCACCCGCCGCCCTCACCACCACCCACTGA
- a CDS encoding MFS transporter codes for MAVDLEPSSSAEGAPARHWLDRIGIPKALAWGFLGVLIFMIGDGVESGYLAPYLLDEGMSKERVALLFTVYGVTASIAAWFSGALSDLWGPRRVMMLGLGIWGVFQVVFLVFAVPTVDFGLLLVSYGLRGFGYPLFAYGFLIWITAVTPQRRLGSAVGWFWFAFTGGLPTLGSLVASFAVPAIGAYGTLWFSLALVLVGGLLALLLVREPTGARRLAPAGERPVATLLGSLAIIWRNPRIGTGAVVRAINTAPQFGFLVFLPVFFTDTLGFSLTEWLQLLSAMFATNIFFNLIFGVVGDRIGWQRTVAWCGGVGCAVTTLLLYYGTVSAGDNYALAMVLVSLFGATLAGYVPLSALMPSLDPAHKGQAMSALNLGAGASTFLGPALVGLFLGPLGVQGVMWIFALLYLASAGLTLFLKLPQAVSPAPEDHLSAPASAA; via the coding sequence GTGGCTGTCGATCTGGAACCGTCGTCTTCCGCCGAAGGCGCACCCGCGAGGCATTGGCTGGACAGGATCGGAATTCCCAAAGCGCTCGCCTGGGGATTTCTGGGCGTGCTCATTTTCATGATCGGAGACGGGGTCGAGTCCGGTTACCTGGCGCCGTACCTCCTGGACGAGGGCATGTCCAAGGAGCGCGTGGCGCTGCTGTTCACCGTCTACGGCGTCACCGCGAGCATCGCCGCCTGGTTCTCCGGCGCCCTGTCCGACCTGTGGGGGCCGCGCCGGGTGATGATGCTGGGCCTGGGCATCTGGGGCGTGTTCCAGGTGGTCTTCCTGGTCTTCGCCGTACCGACCGTCGATTTTGGTCTGCTGCTGGTCAGTTACGGCCTGCGGGGCTTCGGCTATCCGCTCTTCGCGTACGGCTTCCTCATCTGGATCACGGCTGTGACGCCGCAGCGGCGCCTCGGCTCGGCGGTGGGCTGGTTCTGGTTCGCCTTCACGGGCGGCCTGCCGACACTGGGCTCGCTCGTCGCCAGCTTCGCGGTGCCGGCGATCGGCGCGTACGGCACGCTGTGGTTCTCGCTCGCCCTGGTGCTGGTGGGCGGTCTGCTCGCGCTGTTGCTGGTGCGCGAGCCCACGGGCGCCCGCCGCCTGGCACCCGCCGGGGAGCGCCCGGTCGCCACCCTGCTGGGCTCGCTCGCCATCATCTGGCGCAACCCCCGGATCGGAACCGGCGCGGTGGTCCGGGCGATCAATACGGCACCGCAGTTCGGCTTCCTGGTCTTCCTGCCGGTGTTCTTCACCGACACGCTGGGCTTCTCACTCACCGAATGGCTTCAACTGCTGTCGGCGATGTTCGCCACCAACATCTTTTTCAACCTGATCTTCGGAGTGGTCGGCGACCGCATCGGCTGGCAGCGCACCGTCGCCTGGTGCGGCGGCGTCGGCTGCGCGGTGACCACCCTGCTGCTCTACTACGGCACGGTCTCGGCGGGCGACAACTACGCCCTCGCCATGGTGCTGGTCAGCCTCTTCGGCGCGACCCTCGCCGGCTACGTCCCGCTCTCGGCCCTCATGCCCTCGCTCGACCCCGCCCACAAGGGCCAGGCAATGTCGGCCCTCAACCTCGGCGCCGGCGCCAGCACCTTCCTGGGCCCGGCCCTGGTGGGGCTCTTCCTCGGCCCGCTGGGCGTCCAGGGCGTCATGTGGATCTTCGCCCTCCTCTACCTGGCGAGCGCCGGGCTGACCCTCTTCCTCAAGCTGCCCCAGGCCGTATCACCGGCGCCCGAGGACCACCTGTCGGCTCCCGCCTCGGCAGCCTGA
- a CDS encoding FGGY family carbohydrate kinase produces the protein MPDALTADAVHLGLDLGTQSARAVAVDGTGRLLAAASRPLTGHRDGVRHEQDPEQWWSALAGACREALTGIDPARVQGLAVDATSGTVLLADERGTPLTPGLMYDDGRARAYTARVNKAGEEVWQELGYRTMQPSWALPKLLWLLDNTDFPGARLLHQADLITWRLAGRQLPSDASHALKTGYHLIDDRWPDEELAALGVPPRLLPDVVRPGTVIGTVCADAAMATSIPAGTPIVAGMTDGCAAQIGAGALTPGAWNSVLGTTLVLKGASPHLVRDPQGVVYCHRGPGSTWLPGGASSSGAGALARRFPGADLDALTRQAASAGSTAVAYPLTGAAGERFPFRAPDATPFVLGEPAGEPEEFHALLLGVACVERLCFDYLDHLGAPVDGPLTLTGGGARNRYWSQARADLLGRTVALPEHAESATGTAVLAATASGAALERAAAAMVRVREELNPDPSRTARLIPVYLDFVDELTRRGWLAPAVAEHARRKAEQ, from the coding sequence ATGCCTGACGCCCTGACCGCCGACGCCGTCCATCTCGGCCTCGACCTCGGTACCCAGAGCGCCCGGGCGGTCGCCGTGGACGGCACCGGCCGGCTGCTCGCCGCCGCGTCCCGCCCGCTCACCGGCCACCGCGACGGCGTACGCCACGAACAGGACCCCGAGCAGTGGTGGTCCGCCCTCGCGGGCGCCTGCCGCGAGGCCCTGACCGGCATCGACCCGGCGCGCGTCCAGGGCCTGGCCGTCGACGCCACCTCGGGCACCGTCCTCCTCGCCGACGAGCGCGGCACACCCCTCACGCCCGGACTGATGTACGACGACGGGCGCGCCCGCGCGTACACGGCCCGTGTCAACAAGGCGGGCGAGGAGGTGTGGCAGGAGCTCGGCTACCGCACCATGCAGCCGTCCTGGGCGCTGCCCAAACTGCTCTGGCTGCTGGACAACACCGACTTCCCCGGCGCCCGGCTGCTCCACCAGGCCGACCTGATCACCTGGCGGCTGGCCGGACGGCAATTGCCGAGCGACGCCAGCCACGCCCTCAAGACCGGCTACCACCTCATCGACGACCGCTGGCCCGACGAGGAGCTGGCCGCGCTCGGCGTCCCGCCCCGACTCCTCCCCGACGTCGTACGCCCCGGCACGGTCATCGGCACCGTTTGCGCAGACGCCGCCATGGCGACCTCGATCCCCGCCGGAACGCCCATCGTCGCGGGCATGACCGACGGCTGCGCCGCCCAGATCGGTGCCGGAGCCCTCACCCCCGGCGCCTGGAACTCCGTCCTCGGCACCACCCTCGTCCTCAAGGGCGCAAGCCCCCACCTCGTTCGCGACCCCCAGGGAGTGGTCTACTGCCACCGGGGCCCGGGGTCGACCTGGCTGCCCGGCGGCGCCTCCAGCAGCGGCGCCGGAGCCCTCGCGCGACGCTTCCCCGGGGCCGACCTCGACGCGCTGACCCGGCAGGCCGCCTCCGCCGGCTCCACCGCCGTCGCCTACCCTCTGACCGGCGCGGCGGGCGAGCGCTTCCCCTTCCGCGCGCCCGACGCCACGCCCTTCGTCCTGGGCGAACCGGCAGGGGAACCCGAGGAGTTCCACGCCCTGCTCCTCGGCGTGGCCTGCGTCGAACGCCTCTGCTTCGACTACCTGGACCATCTCGGCGCCCCTGTCGACGGCCCGCTCACGCTCACCGGCGGCGGGGCCCGCAACCGCTACTGGTCACAAGCGCGCGCCGACCTCCTCGGCCGTACGGTCGCGCTCCCCGAGCATGCGGAGAGCGCCACCGGCACGGCAGTGCTCGCCGCGACCGCCTCGGGCGCCGCCCTTGAGCGGGCCGCGGCGGCCATGGTGCGCGTCCGCGAGGAGTTGAACCCCGACCCCTCCCGCACCGCCCGGCTGATCCCCGTCTACCTCGACTTCGTCGACGAACTGACCCGACGCGGCTGGCTCGCCCCGGCCGTCGCGGAACACGCCCGCAGGAAGGCCGAGCAGTGA
- a CDS encoding choice-of-anchor C family protein, with translation MLALGSGSALAEPQSGADMADRSAVSRVDDGSFEYPAAPANSFRTVLAGQPIGPWKVTRGAVDLIGAGFWQAAQGKQSVDLNATRPGTVAQTFSTKPFTKYTVTYSLAANPGGQAVKTGRVLVDGRNVQNFSFDSTGKTRANMGYRTRQVTFLALGFTTTLAFESTIAGAYGPVIDDVRVDRTCHR, from the coding sequence CTGCTGGCCCTCGGCAGCGGCAGCGCGCTGGCCGAGCCGCAGAGCGGCGCTGACATGGCTGATCGCAGCGCGGTCAGCAGGGTTGATGACGGGAGCTTTGAATACCCGGCCGCACCGGCGAACTCGTTCCGGACGGTCTTGGCGGGCCAGCCCATCGGCCCCTGGAAAGTCACCCGGGGAGCCGTGGATCTCATCGGCGCCGGGTTCTGGCAGGCAGCGCAGGGAAAGCAGTCTGTCGACCTCAACGCCACCCGGCCCGGGACTGTGGCGCAGACCTTCTCCACGAAGCCGTTCACGAAGTACACGGTGACGTACTCACTTGCCGCGAACCCGGGTGGCCAGGCGGTCAAGACGGGCCGAGTCCTGGTCGACGGACGGAACGTCCAGAACTTCTCGTTCGACTCGACCGGCAAGACGCGCGCCAACATGGGGTACCGGACGCGGCAAGTGACCTTCCTGGCCCTGGGTTTCACCACAACGCTGGCGTTCGAGAGCACCATTGCCGGCGCCTACGGGCCGGTGATCGATGACGTAAGGGTGGACCGCACCTGCCATAGGTAG
- a CDS encoding 2-hydroxyacid dehydrogenase — MTTTVLAAGDHFVLPRLLGGELRAAAPGDAGLEVRELLLPWPHTPFGKVTEVDEASGTEDELIDALRGVRICLTQMAPLTERVLAACPDLELFCVSRGGPVNANLEAATHHGVAVCYAPGRNAVATAEHTLALILAAARGIGDVHTDLRHGTWRGDYYDYDRCGIEIDGSVVGLVGFGAIGSRVARVLVAMGADVLVHDPYVKPEAVAGVAELVPLDELLSRSRIVSLHARVTQETKGMIGAAQIASMPRGSVLVNCARGALVDYDAVCDALDSGRLSGAGFDVFPAEPVPAGARLLSTPGVVLTPHIAGASREVAHKAARIVAGEAARFLRGEPLAHCANPEVLRR; from the coding sequence GTGACCACCACCGTCCTCGCCGCCGGCGACCACTTCGTCCTGCCCCGCCTGCTCGGCGGGGAACTGCGCGCCGCCGCCCCGGGCGACGCCGGCCTGGAGGTCCGCGAGCTTTTGCTGCCATGGCCGCACACCCCCTTCGGCAAGGTCACCGAGGTCGACGAGGCGTCCGGCACCGAGGACGAGCTGATCGACGCGCTGCGCGGCGTACGGATCTGCCTCACCCAGATGGCCCCGCTCACCGAACGCGTGCTGGCCGCCTGCCCCGACCTGGAGCTGTTCTGCGTCAGCCGCGGCGGCCCCGTCAACGCCAATCTGGAGGCGGCCACACACCACGGCGTCGCCGTCTGCTACGCCCCCGGCCGCAACGCCGTCGCCACCGCCGAGCACACCCTCGCCCTGATCCTCGCCGCCGCCAGAGGCATCGGTGACGTCCACACCGACCTCAGGCACGGCACCTGGCGCGGCGACTACTACGACTACGACCGCTGCGGCATCGAGATCGACGGCTCGGTCGTCGGACTGGTCGGCTTCGGTGCGATCGGCTCGCGCGTGGCCCGCGTTCTGGTCGCCATGGGCGCCGACGTCCTGGTCCATGACCCGTACGTCAAGCCCGAGGCGGTGGCTGGCGTCGCCGAACTCGTCCCCCTGGACGAGCTGCTGAGCCGCTCCCGGATCGTCTCGCTGCACGCGCGCGTGACGCAGGAGACCAAGGGCATGATCGGGGCCGCGCAGATCGCGTCGATGCCCCGCGGCTCGGTGCTCGTCAACTGCGCGCGCGGCGCGCTCGTCGACTACGACGCCGTGTGCGACGCCCTGGACTCGGGACGGCTCTCGGGCGCCGGTTTCGACGTGTTCCCCGCCGAGCCGGTCCCGGCCGGGGCACGGCTGCTGTCCACGCCGGGCGTCGTCCTCACCCCGCACATCGCGGGCGCCAGCCGGGAAGTGGCCCACAAGGCGGCCCGGATCGTGGCGGGCGAGGCGGCCCGCTTCCTGCGTGGCGAGCCGCTCGCCCACTGCGCCAACCCGGAGGTGCTGCGGCGATAG
- a CDS encoding DUF6233 domain-containing protein: MSEIRRIDMLRFLERVQERDLARTRRWIADEERREAERIRGQQARPPAPDWLIELGIGQGKPPVCMHVGGCHMAGKRSRGADAAQARQALNEGVAACIHCRPDTALGVLD; this comes from the coding sequence ATGAGCGAGATCCGCCGTATTGACATGCTCCGCTTCCTGGAACGGGTCCAGGAGCGGGATCTGGCGCGCACCCGTAGGTGGATCGCGGATGAGGAACGGCGAGAGGCGGAACGGATCCGCGGGCAGCAGGCCCGGCCTCCGGCTCCGGACTGGCTGATCGAGCTGGGCATCGGCCAGGGCAAGCCCCCAGTGTGCATGCATGTCGGCGGATGCCACATGGCCGGCAAACGCAGCCGCGGTGCCGACGCGGCCCAAGCGCGCCAGGCCCTCAATGAGGGCGTCGCCGCCTGCATCCACTGCCGGCCCGACACCGCGCTCGGCGTACTGGACTGA
- a CDS encoding winged helix-turn-helix domain-containing protein: MRYPQGGGLTAERRVFRERVRMEAVGMFADGRGSTEIAKELRVSVRSVQRWRRAWQEAGEDGVRSRGPVSRPKLSDALFAVLEEELAKGPVAHGWPDQRWTLARIKTLIGRRFHKSMTLSGISQMLRRHGWSHQVPARRVIERDEKAVAGWVKDVWPHVEPPRRRSGPGSSSRTKPDSR; the protein is encoded by the coding sequence ATGAGGTATCCGCAGGGTGGGGGTCTGACCGCGGAGAGGCGAGTGTTCCGTGAGCGGGTCCGGATGGAAGCGGTCGGTATGTTCGCCGATGGGCGGGGCAGTACGGAGATCGCCAAGGAGTTACGGGTCAGTGTCCGGTCGGTCCAGCGGTGGCGGCGGGCCTGGCAGGAGGCGGGCGAGGACGGGGTTCGTTCGCGTGGTCCGGTGTCCCGGCCGAAGCTCAGCGATGCGCTCTTCGCCGTGCTCGAGGAGGAGTTGGCCAAAGGTCCGGTCGCTCACGGGTGGCCTGATCAGCGGTGGACACTCGCCCGGATCAAGACCCTGATCGGGCGGCGGTTCCACAAGTCCATGACGCTGTCGGGGATCTCCCAGATGCTGCGGCGGCATGGCTGGAGCCACCAGGTTCCAGCACGTCGGGTCATCGAGCGTGACGAGAAGGCCGTGGCCGGCTGGGTCAAGGACGTGTGGCCACACGTGGAACCACCGCGGCGGCGCTCGGGGCCTGGCTCGTCTTCGAGGACGAAGCCGGATTCTCGATGA
- a CDS encoding Ku protein, translated as MPARPVWSGAISFGLVTIPIKVLPATENHSLRFHQYHLEDMGRVRTRKICELEDREVSTAEIGKGYEVNKDTIVAIADHELDDIPLPTAKAIEIAAFVPYESIDPVRIGEGYYLQGDGQVAAKPYVLLRKALERSSKAAIAKFAWHGRERLGLLRVKDDVIVLHAMKWDDEVRSPETIAPTPMDLTDDEIEQAVLLVDSMTIDDITGQEWATDRYTAALEEVIHAKADGKKPPQVAEEEPTGKVVDLMAALEQSVQRAQESRSEGEHATVHEMKPKRTVKKTATKKAPARKPTAKKRGA; from the coding sequence ATGCCTGCCCGTCCCGTTTGGTCCGGCGCCATCAGCTTCGGTCTGGTGACCATCCCGATCAAGGTGCTCCCCGCGACCGAGAACCACAGCCTGCGCTTCCACCAATACCACCTCGAGGACATGGGCCGCGTGCGCACGCGGAAGATCTGCGAGCTGGAGGACCGCGAGGTGTCGACCGCGGAGATCGGCAAAGGCTACGAGGTCAACAAGGACACGATCGTCGCCATCGCTGACCACGAGCTGGACGACATACCGCTCCCCACCGCGAAGGCGATCGAGATCGCCGCATTCGTCCCCTACGAATCGATCGACCCGGTGCGCATCGGGGAGGGCTACTACCTCCAGGGCGACGGCCAGGTCGCCGCCAAACCCTACGTGCTGCTCCGGAAAGCCCTCGAACGCAGCAGCAAGGCGGCCATCGCGAAATTCGCGTGGCACGGGCGCGAGAGGCTGGGCCTGCTGCGAGTGAAAGACGACGTCATCGTTTTGCACGCCATGAAATGGGACGACGAAGTCCGCTCGCCCGAGACGATCGCCCCGACGCCCATGGATCTGACCGACGACGAGATCGAGCAGGCCGTTCTCCTCGTCGACTCCATGACCATCGACGACATCACCGGCCAGGAGTGGGCCACCGACCGCTACACCGCGGCCCTGGAAGAGGTCATCCACGCCAAGGCCGACGGCAAGAAGCCCCCACAGGTGGCCGAGGAGGAGCCGACCGGAAAGGTCGTCGACCTCATGGCCGCCCTCGAGCAGTCGGTACAGCGCGCCCAGGAAAGCCGCAGCGAGGGCGAGCACGCGACCGTGCACGAGATGAAACCGAAGAGGACCGTGAAGAAGACGGCCACGAAGAAGGCTCCGGCGAGGAAGCCGACGGCCAAGAAGCGCGGCGCTTAG
- a CDS encoding MarR family transcriptional regulator, translated as MTRRCWDITDRQRSVLACIRDRVLETGEAPTVREIGAAIGLSSPSSVHYQLRRLEQAGALVRADSGSWRNYRLAR; from the coding sequence ATGACCCGCCGCTGCTGGGACATCACCGACCGCCAGCGCTCGGTCCTGGCCTGCATCCGCGACCGCGTCCTGGAGACCGGCGAGGCTCCCACCGTGCGGGAGATCGGCGCCGCCATCGGCCTGTCCAGCCCCTCTTCCGTTCACTACCAGCTGCGTCGCCTGGAGCAGGCCGGCGCCCTCGTGCGCGCTGACAGCGGCAGCTGGAGGAACTACCGGCTCGCGCGATGA